From a single Nitrospiraceae bacterium genomic region:
- the purM gene encoding phosphoribosylformylglycinamidine cyclo-ligase, with product MTTYRDAGVDIDAGDEFVDRIKPLVRSTFRPEVLTELGGFGGLFRLQAKKYEDPVLVSGTDGVGTKLKVAFAMDCHETVGIDLVAMCVNDIAVSGAEPLFFLDYFATGKLTAPKAEAVLKGIAEGCRQAGCALIGGETAEMPSMYADGEYDLAGFAVGVVDRSKIIDGRTIAPGDVLIGLASTGLHSNGYSLARRVLFEQANLTVTSRVPELDRPLGDVLLTPTRIYAKQILTLIQEHSIKGIAHITGGGITENLPRVLPPGVRAQVRRSAWDAPPIFGVIAELGAVARDEMYRVFNMGIGLILVVPPDAADAVMHHATASGDKGFRIGSIVSANDGGPLVEYVE from the coding sequence ATGACCACCTACCGTGATGCGGGAGTCGATATTGACGCAGGCGATGAATTCGTCGACCGTATCAAACCGCTGGTCCGTTCGACGTTTCGCCCCGAAGTCCTGACAGAGCTCGGTGGATTCGGCGGGCTCTTTCGACTCCAAGCCAAAAAATACGAGGATCCCGTCTTGGTCTCTGGAACAGACGGCGTCGGCACGAAATTGAAGGTCGCGTTCGCGATGGATTGCCATGAGACGGTCGGGATCGACCTCGTGGCGATGTGTGTCAATGACATCGCGGTCAGCGGAGCCGAGCCGCTGTTCTTTCTCGATTATTTTGCGACCGGCAAGTTGACAGCTCCCAAAGCCGAAGCAGTCTTGAAGGGAATTGCCGAAGGTTGTCGTCAGGCCGGGTGCGCCTTGATCGGTGGAGAAACGGCCGAGATGCCGTCGATGTATGCGGACGGGGAGTATGATCTGGCAGGGTTCGCGGTGGGAGTCGTCGACCGGTCCAAGATCATTGATGGCCGTACGATCGCTCCCGGTGACGTCTTGATCGGGCTCGCCTCGACCGGTCTCCATAGCAATGGCTATTCGCTGGCGCGCCGCGTTCTATTCGAGCAGGCAAACCTCACGGTGACCAGTCGGGTGCCTGAGCTGGATCGACCGCTCGGAGACGTTTTGCTGACTCCCACCCGCATCTATGCCAAGCAAATCCTGACCTTGATTCAAGAACACTCCATCAAAGGCATTGCCCATATTACCGGTGGCGGGATTACGGAGAATCTCCCGCGAGTGTTGCCGCCCGGCGTGCGCGCTCAAGTCCGGCGCAGCGCGTGGGACGCGCCGCCCATTTTCGGCGTGATCGCCGAATTGGGCGCTGTCGCACGAGATGAGATGTATCGTGTATTTAATATGGGGATTGGGTTGATCCTGGTGGTGCCGCCCGATGCAGCCGATGCCGTCATGCATCACGCCACTGCGTCGGGAGACAAGGGATTTCGCATCGGAAGTATCGTGTCGGCGAACGATGGAGGACCGCTGGTGGAGTATGTCGAGTAA
- the purN gene encoding phosphoribosylglycinamide formyltransferase: protein MSSKRATPLRVAVLASGRGSNLQAVIDAIEAKQVNTRIVAVITNKQDAQALERARKHGLNGLFVDPKPFVGRPDSREAYDLKLLEILRQHDTELVLLAGYMKIVTAVLVKAYANRMMNIHPSLLPSFPGLDVQKKTIDWGCKLAGCTVHFVTEGVDEGPIILQAAVPVLDHDTPETLATRILEQEHKIYPRAVQLFAEGRLHVDGRRVLIDDAKPDGQAIISPA, encoded by the coding sequence ATGTCGAGTAAACGAGCAACTCCGCTCCGTGTGGCAGTACTTGCATCGGGTCGCGGATCAAACCTTCAGGCGGTCATTGATGCGATCGAAGCCAAACAGGTCAATACACGCATCGTGGCTGTGATCACCAATAAGCAGGATGCTCAGGCGCTGGAACGGGCGAGGAAACATGGCCTTAATGGCCTCTTCGTGGATCCAAAACCATTTGTCGGACGGCCTGATAGTCGTGAGGCCTACGATCTGAAGCTCCTTGAAATCCTACGCCAGCATGACACCGAACTGGTGTTGCTGGCCGGATACATGAAAATCGTGACAGCGGTTCTGGTCAAGGCCTATGCGAATCGGATGATGAACATCCATCCGTCACTCCTGCCGTCGTTTCCAGGGCTCGATGTACAGAAAAAAACGATCGATTGGGGCTGCAAGCTCGCTGGCTGCACGGTGCATTTTGTGACTGAAGGAGTTGATGAGGGACCGATCATTCTGCAGGCGGCGGTCCCAGTTCTTGATCACGATACGCCGGAGACGCTCGCAACGAGGATTCTCGAGCAAGAGCACAAGATCTATCCGCGGGCGGTCCAGCTCTTCGCCGAAGGACGTCTTCACGTTGATGGTCGGAGGGTATTGATCGACGACGCGAAGCCAGACGGACAAGCCATTATCAGCCCGGCATGA
- a CDS encoding sulfite exporter TauE/SafE family protein, with protein MGWHSLLAIAAGVPIGFQLGMTGTGGALLAVPLLVYVVGVSVQQAAAMSLVVVAVSSLFGAWEHARARQVKINVTLAFTWTGMLGAWGGAYGHHFIPEEILLIAFGFLLLLARWSIIRQAEILSGTEAQSTCAEDFPRRCLLKASGIGLVVGMLNGFFGVDGGFMIVAALVLTLGFLPRLAIGTSLSIIAPIALAGILGHLEFGILDLQLTGLVLLGSVVGLLLGVRLGQFASPRITSRVAASITASIALALILLNTAKLAGLY; from the coding sequence ATGGGCTGGCACTCCCTCCTCGCTATAGCGGCTGGCGTACCAATCGGTTTCCAGCTCGGGATGACTGGAACTGGGGGAGCCCTTCTTGCGGTCCCGCTGCTGGTGTATGTCGTCGGTGTGTCCGTCCAACAGGCCGCCGCGATGTCGCTCGTGGTTGTTGCCGTATCGTCCCTGTTTGGTGCCTGGGAGCACGCTCGGGCTCGCCAAGTGAAAATCAACGTCACGCTGGCTTTCACGTGGACGGGAATGCTCGGGGCGTGGGGAGGAGCCTATGGGCACCACTTCATCCCGGAAGAAATCCTTCTCATAGCCTTCGGGTTCCTGCTGTTGCTTGCACGGTGGTCGATCATACGGCAAGCCGAGATCCTTTCAGGTACGGAGGCACAGAGTACCTGTGCCGAGGATTTTCCAAGGAGATGCTTGCTGAAGGCCTCAGGAATCGGACTGGTCGTGGGTATGCTGAATGGATTTTTCGGGGTCGATGGGGGATTCATGATTGTCGCAGCCTTAGTATTGACGTTGGGGTTCCTTCCCCGATTGGCTATTGGGACCTCACTTTCCATCATCGCCCCGATTGCGCTCGCAGGAATTCTGGGCCATTTGGAGTTCGGGATTCTCGATCTGCAACTAACGGGGTTGGTGCTCTTGGGCAGTGTAGTCGGTCTGTTACTCGGGGTTAGGCTTGGCCAGTTCGCATCTCCGAGGATCACGAGCCGAGTGGCGGCATCCATCACCGCCAGTATCGCGCTCGCACTCATCCTGCTCAATACAGCAAAGCTGGCAGGACTCTATTGA